GTGCGCCGCTCTGGACGTGGTGGAGGCCCACGGTGGCGCTGCGTTTCCTGACTGCCGGCGAATCCCATGGCCCCGGGCTCACCGCCATCGTCGAGGGCTTGCCCTCTGGTCTGGCTCTCGATCCCGCGGCGGTGGAAGCCGAGCTGCGCCGGCGGCAGGGTGGTTACGGCCGCGGCGCGCGCATGCAGATCGAAGCGGATCGCGCCACCTTCACCGCCGGCGTGCGGCACGGCAAGACCCTCGGCAGCCCCTTGGCGCTGCACATCCCCAATCTGGATCACAAGCACTGGGAGAAGATCATGGCGCCCTTCGGTGTGGCGCCGGTACCACCACAGCGCGAGGTCACCGCGCCACGCCCGGGGCATGCGGATCTCGCCGGCGGCACCAAGCACCGGGCCCGCGATCTGCGCGACGTGCTCGAACGCGCCAGCGCCCGGGAAACGGCGGCCCGCGTCGCCGTCGGCGCCGTCGCTCGGCAATTCCTCGCCGTCTTCGGTGTGCGCATCGTCGGGCACACCCGCTCTCTCGGCGGGATCACGGTGGAAGCACGGGTGCCGGAGGAGGTGCCCTACGACGCGGTGCAGCCACGGGCGGCGGCCAACGATCTCGCCGTGCTCGATCCGGAGATGCACGCCCGCATGGTCGCGGCCATCGACGCCGCCAAGGCGGACGGCGACACCTTGGGCGGCGTGGTCGAAGTGCTGGCGCTGGGAGTGCCCGCTGGGCTCGGCAGCCACGTGCACTGGGACCGGCGGCTCGACGCGCGACTCGGACAAGCGTTGCTCTCCATCCCGGCGGTGAAAGGAGTGGAGATCGGTCCGGCGTTCGCGAACGCCGCGCTGCGTGGCTCCCAGGTGCACGATTCCGTGGCACCGGCGGCGGCCGGCGGGCTGCAGCGGCAGAGCAACCGCGCCGGCGGTTGCGAAGGCGGAGTGAGCAACGGCGAGCCTCTGGTCTTGCGCGCGGCGATGAAGCCGCTTTCCACCTTGATGCGGGCGCTGCCCACGGTGGATCTGCGCACCGGCAAGCCCGCGCGGGCGGCGGTGGAGCGCAGCGATGTCTGCGCCGTCCCCGCCTGCGGCGTGGTGGCCGAGGCGGTGGTCGCCATCGTTCTCGCCCAGGCGTGGCTGGAAAAATTCTCCGGCGATTGCTTGGACGACGTGCTGGCGGCGTGGCGTCATTACGTGCAAGAGGTCGCCCGGTGGCTGCCATCGTCCTGATCGGTTTCATGGGCAGTGGCAAGAGCACACTCGGGCAGAAGCTCGCCACCGCTCTCGGTGTCGATTTCGTCGATCTCGACCAGCGTCTCGAAGCGGAGCAAGGCTGCAGCATCCGCCATCTGCTGGCGCGGCACGGCGAGGCGGGCTTCCGCGCCCTGGAGCTGCGAGCGCTGCACGACTTGCTCACCAGCGGCGGTGCGGATCGGGTCATCGCCACCGGCGGCGGCGTGGTGGAGAGCCAGGCGGCGCGACCCCTGCTCCGCCGTCTCGGGCGGGTGGTCTGGTTGCGGGCGAATCCGGAAGCGTGCGTGGCGCGACTCGGCACCGCCCGGGGAGAGCGGCCGCTCCTGGACGACGAGAGCAGCTGGCGCGCCCGCTACCAACGCCGCGAGCCGCTCTACCGCGACCTTGCGGAGCTGGTGGTGGAGACGCACCCGGCAGCCCTCGAAGCCAGTCTGGAGGCGGTTCTGCACGGCCTCGGCCTCGCTCCACCGGGTGCCTGACGCATGCTGCGCATCACCGCAGGACGCTTCCGGGGCCGCCGCCTCCACGGTCCCCGGGGAGACTGGCTGCGGCCCACCGCGGACCGGGTCAAGCAGTCCATCTATAATGTGCTGCAGGACCTCGTCCCCGGCGCCCGGGTCCTGGATCTCTGTGCCGGCACCGGGAACTTGGGGTTGGAAGCCTGGTCCCGTGGCGCCGCCCTAGTGGTGCTGGTGGAGCGGGAGCCCCGCGCCCTGGCGCTGATCGAGCGCAACCTACGTGCCCTTGAGCCGAGCGGGCAGGTGCTGGTGGTGCGGGACGACGCCGTCCGTTTTCTC
The window above is part of the Candidatus Krumholzibacteriia bacterium genome. Proteins encoded here:
- the aroC gene encoding chorismate synthase; translated protein: MRFLTAGESHGPGLTAIVEGLPSGLALDPAAVEAELRRRQGGYGRGARMQIEADRATFTAGVRHGKTLGSPLALHIPNLDHKHWEKIMAPFGVAPVPPQREVTAPRPGHADLAGGTKHRARDLRDVLERASARETAARVAVGAVARQFLAVFGVRIVGHTRSLGGITVEARVPEEVPYDAVQPRAAANDLAVLDPEMHARMVAAIDAAKADGDTLGGVVEVLALGVPAGLGSHVHWDRRLDARLGQALLSIPAVKGVEIGPAFANAALRGSQVHDSVAPAAAGGLQRQSNRAGGCEGGVSNGEPLVLRAAMKPLSTLMRALPTVDLRTGKPARAAVERSDVCAVPACGVVAEAVVAIVLAQAWLEKFSGDCLDDVLAAWRHYVQEVARWLPSS
- a CDS encoding shikimate kinase; the encoded protein is MAAIVLIGFMGSGKSTLGQKLATALGVDFVDLDQRLEAEQGCSIRHLLARHGEAGFRALELRALHDLLTSGGADRVIATGGGVVESQAARPLLRRLGRVVWLRANPEACVARLGTARGERPLLDDESSWRARYQRREPLYRDLAELVVETHPAALEASLEAVLHGLGLAPPGA